Genomic DNA from Turicibacter faecis:
GTTCTTAACAGCAAAGGAATGTCCGGTTCATGAGAACTATAAACAGGCTATTTTAAAGGCGAAGGATACGGATACAGTTGTTACGGGACGAAGTGTTGGAGTCCCTGTTCGTTGTTTGAAAAATCCAATGACTAGAGAATACGTGGCTCTTGAGAAAAAAGGAGTTTCTGCTGAGGAACTTGAGTATTTAACATTAGGATCATTACGTAAGGCTGTTCTTGATGGGGATGTTAAAGGTGGTTCGGTTATGGTTGGACAAGTGGCCGGAATGCTTTCAAAAGTACAAACAGTCTCTGAAATTATTGAGGATATTTATAACCATGCATCAAAGGTTATGGAAGATTTAAAAGTCAGCTAAGAGAGAAAGGGGCAATCATATTATGGCGAAAATCGCATTTTTATTTTCTGGTCAGGGATCACAATATGCTGGAATGGGTAAATCTTTTTATGAATCTAATGAGAGAGCGCGTCAATTAATGGATAAAGCGAACGAAATCTTACCCTTTAACATAAAGGAATTATGTTTTGAAGATGCGGAAAAAAGATTAAATGAAACGACTTATACACAACCCGCTATTTTCGTTGTTTCTCAAATGGCATTATCATTATTAGAAGAGGCGGGGGTTAAACCAGACGTTTTAGCGGGATTTAGTTTAGGGGAATACTCAGCCCTTTGTGCAGCAGGAGTGTTTGATTTTAATGCAGGTGTTTCATTAGTTGCAGATCGTGGAGCTTTAATGGGAGCAGTTACGAATGGAAAAATGGCAGCTATACTTGGACTAGATAAAGAAAAGGCAGAGGCTCTTTGTCAGGAGGCATCAGATAAAGGAATTGTTGAAGTCGCTAATTTAAATTGTCCAGGACAAATTGTGATTGGTGGAACGGTAGAAGCAATTGACTATGCCTGTGAAATTGCCAAAAATTATGGAGCAAAACGAGCCATTGTTTTACCGGTCAGTGGTCCTTTCCATACCTCTTTATTACAAGAGACGGCAAAAGATTTTGGTGAACTTTTAGAGTCTAAAGAGATAAATGAGCCTCAGATTCCACTTGTTCTAAATGTACTCGGGGATTACTATCGTTCAGATAGAGACTTAAGGGAGTTAATGGTTTCTCAAATGGCGACGAGTGTTGAGTGGGAAAAAAGTATTCGTCAAATGATGGATGCGGGAGTGGATACTTTTATTGAAATTGGTCCCGGAAAGACATTAAGCGGTTTCGTGAAAAAAATTAATCGTCAGGCTAAAGTCTTAAACGTTGAAGATATGGATTCATTACAAAAAACATTA
This window encodes:
- the fabD gene encoding ACP S-malonyltransferase, whose product is MAKIAFLFSGQGSQYAGMGKSFYESNERARQLMDKANEILPFNIKELCFEDAEKRLNETTYTQPAIFVVSQMALSLLEEAGVKPDVLAGFSLGEYSALCAAGVFDFNAGVSLVADRGALMGAVTNGKMAAILGLDKEKAEALCQEASDKGIVEVANLNCPGQIVIGGTVEAIDYACEIAKNYGAKRAIVLPVSGPFHTSLLQETAKDFGELLESKEINEPQIPLVLNVLGDYYRSDRDLRELMVSQMATSVEWEKSIRQMMDAGVDTFIEIGPGKTLSGFVKKINRQAKVLNVEDMDSLQKTLNELSA